In one Watersipora subatra chromosome 6, tzWatSuba1.1, whole genome shotgun sequence genomic region, the following are encoded:
- the LOC137398859 gene encoding uncharacterized protein: MEEKQRAVSNHQDHLEHASDGRKYMYACTQAAKEALNNNTELGAHAPMTGPSVAHYCFDYAQQIHYPCDPHQPGPIFFKTPRKCGIFGVCMPAIPVQVNFLIDEAVMNGKGANPVISYFHYFLENYGLGERKLVIHADNCSGQNKNNAMMKYLLWRVETGRNDHVEINFLVAGHTKFCCDFCFGWLKKQIRRTQVSSLREIQNAVLKSSTSNRAQLVGAQDGSVIVPVLDWSSFLEGNDIKQLLKQHQFTMSATNPGIITTKLHQSSVETTSHQIWSAIPEGMPETIEPPGLDYDRRVYLAKHIREFCTEETRDLVCPLVPDDESIPSTSKHCKESKSAVDVTKKSTVKKRIVKKAGKKRKESRESDESDEYTPQPTRRPRAKK; this comes from the exons A TGGAGGAGAAGCAGCGAGCTGTCTCAAACCACCAAGATCATTTAGAGCATGCCTCTGATGGAaggaaatacatgtatgcatgcacCCAAGCTGCCAAGgaagctttgaataataataCAGAGTTAGGAGCACATGCTCCTATGACTGGGCCGAGTGTAGCACACTACTGCTTTGACTATGCTCAACAG ATTCACTACCCATGTGATCCCCACCAGCCTGGTcctatattttttaaaacaccgCGCAAGTGTGGAATATTCGGTGTGTGTATGCCAGCTATTCCAGTACAAGTAAACTTTCTTATCGATGAGGCAGTGATGAACGGCAAAGGAGCTAACCCTGTTATATCATACTTCCACTATTTCCTTGAGAATTATGGCTTAGGAGAAAGGAAACTGGTGATCCATGCAGATAATTGCAG TGGGCAGAACAAAAATAATGCTATGATGAAGTATCTTTTGTGGAGGGTGGAAACTGGTAGGAATGATCATGTCGAAATTAATTTCCTAGTGGCTGGACACACAAAGTTTTGTTGCGACTTCTGTTTTGGCTGGCTGAAGAAGCAAATCAGAAGAACCCAAGTATCTTCACTACGAGAAATTCAAAAT GCGGTTTTGAAATCTTCCACTTCTAATAGAGCTCAGCTTGTTGGAGCCCAAGATGGATCTGTCATTGTTCCAGTTCTTGACTGGTCCAGCTTTCTTGAAGGCAACGATATTAAACAGCTGCTCAAGCAACACCAGTTCACCATGTCTGCTACTAATCCAG GTATCATCACAACAAAGTTGCACCAATCTTCGGTGGAGACAACATCTCATCAGATCTGGTCTGCTATACCAGAGGGCATGCCAGAGACGATCGAACCACCAGGTTTGGACTATGACAGACGTGTGTACTTGGCCAAACACATTAGGGAGTTTTGTACAGAAGAGACGAGAGACCTTGTCTGCCCACTGGTTCCAG ATGATGAGTCAATCCCATCTACATCCAAACATTGTAAGGAATCGAAGTCTGCAGTGGATGTTACTAAGAAGTCCACAGTGAAGaaaagaatagtaaaaaaagcCGGCAAGAAGAGGAAGGAATCAAGAGAGAGTGATGAGAGTGATGAGTACACTCCCCAGCCTACTAGGCGCCCTCGGGCAAAGAAATGA